The Haloterrigena turkmenica DSM 5511 genome includes the window GCATTGGCCATATATGTCACGAAGTCACTAAGAGGATTAAAAAGTCATACTAGTACGAGAAGTAAATGAAGAGTTGAAAAATATAGAGGTTCTATGAATTTGAAAGCTATTCTTTCAATTTAATTACGAGGGTCTGTCCCAGTTCCGTACGTTCTCTGGTTCGAGAGCGGTATAAGTTGGGATATCGATACCGAAAACTGAAATAGAAAAAGGGGACTTCAACGCCAAGATACGTTCGATGACGGGACAAATACATGGGACATACATACCGCAAACTGTGAGTGGAACATTGATACTAGTGTCTAGGGAGTACTTTGGATAGATAAATCATTCTCGTGGCCCATCGTCAAATTCAAGTTTTGGATTGTTGTTCTCTATATCATGACACCGACAGGGAGCGTCGAAACAAAAGAGGAAATCGTAGCTACCAATATTCTGCTTTTCTAGAGATCATGTTGGGAATATATGATAAAATACCGTCTATCATTGAGCGGTTTAACGGCAAGATAGTACTTTGATGTCTACCAGTTGGATGACATCAAACAAATTAAAATCTGTATCAAAAGCATTGGTCTCGCTTGGGATCCTCGCTTACCTTCTCTGGCAGATCCCTGTTCAAGAGGTAGTGGCTACTATCCCTAGATTAGGGATTATCCCCGCCGCAGCGCTCTCAGGGCTCCTTGCTCTTGAGGTGTTTCTGTCTACACTCTCGATCTTCATTCTCACGACTTACTACACGGATTTAACCTTCTATCGAATGTTTAAAATCGATGCAGCGAATTTCATTGCGAACGTATTTATTCCCTCTCGTCTCGGATCTGTTATATCAATGCCTGTCCTAATTGATCGGTACACAAGTGCAAATAAGGCGGAAGGCGCGGTTATCCAAACGACCCAGATGGTGATCGTGACGCTAATCACGGGCGGAACTGCGGGGATTGGATGGCTAATCTTTCAAGATATACTCTCCACTGAGATGAGCCTTACACTCGCGCTCTGTGTAGCATTATATCTCGGTTTCCCGGTTGCGGTCGTCACAGGTATCCTCTTGTCGGATATAAATATAGTACAACAACACATCATTTCACGTCTCCCCATCCCTGAAGTTCAGCAGGGAACCCGAATAGATCCACGCCGACTTCTTGCCTCAAGTGGCTGCCTAATCGCGGCGCGCGTGATCTTGGCTGGTGCTCGTCTGTGGATTCTCTCGATTGTATTCGGCCTTGATTTGGGACTTCTTGAGATGCTATTTATTCCTGTCCTGATGTATTCTGTGACTGTCTTACCGATCTCGCTCGGCGGGATAGGGGTTGCAGAAGCATCTGGAACCGCTGTTATAAGCGCGCTAGGAGTGCCAGTCGCAGTCGCAGCGACCGTCATATTCATCGATCGAATTTTCACGACATATTTACCGTTAGTGGGATTCTATGCATATGTAAACCTCACTGGCCTTCCAGATCGAGTCGTAGACAACAATACAACAAGATAATAGTATGAAAATGGCACCCGAAAAATGGCTCCAAACGCTCCTTCAGAAGGCGTCTTGGCCGATTTTCTTCGTTCTTGTCATCGCCGTTGTTGGGCTTTGGATACTCGGCGTATATCTCCAACTCCCAATTGCGCTTGGGTTCTTGGCAGGGACAGTAGTAGCTATAGTTAATCGATATCGAGACCCCTTACACGATCATCCTGCATACAATTGGGGCTTCCCGACTACTACCTCAATTAAACTGGGTTATCTAATATTTCTCTGGTTGTTCATCGCAGCCGCCGTCTCACTTCGAGTAACGATCTATACTAAACCAGTCGCTTATTATTTGTTCGTCGCAGTTGCGGCCTCTCTGTTAGTTGTTTTACCGAAGTATGGGAAATTGCGACTCCCCTGGTTCTGTTGTGTTATCGGGCTGGGAGCAATCGTATTCCTCTCTAATCAGATGGTCTATCCGTTTGGATTTGGCGGTGCTGATTCATATTATCATATCTCACAAATGGTTCAGCCAATCCTGGAGAACGGGACGGTTCCACAGGGAACTAATTACAGCTCATATGCTCTACATCATATTTTTGTGGTCTCCAGTAGCCTCTTCCTCGATATTCCGGGGAAACAGATGTATTACTACTCCCTGGGGATCGTGATGCTAATCAGCGGGATTTGGGTATTTCTGTTCGTCCGGACCGTTCTGTACGAACGGAAGTGGGCAGCAGCTCCAGAATACTGGGCCAGCCTTGCGCTTGTCGTCTTCGTCAGCTCCGATTTCATCAACCGCTACACGAACAACGGAAACCATCTTACCTATACCGGGCTTTTCATCGTAATGATACTCACTCTGAGCTACATCCTCGTCTGGTCCCGAAATATCGAGAAACCGTTCCAAGTACGAGTGGCCGGCACAGTCTTTTTTCTCTTTGCGACCATCACCGTCACCCACCATTATTCGGTCGCGATTCTTCTGTTCCTCCTTTTTCCGCTTCTTCTCGTAGCACCGCGGATGAGGCAGGGACGACGTATACTGATTGCGTTTAGCGTGATAGTTTTTATTCAGTGGACATACAACGCGACTACATATGGCCTTGAGTTAGTGATTGCAAATATCATTCCGCTCTTCATCGGCTTCGATATCGCGAGCCCTACAGGAGCATCAATGGATCAGCCGATATGGCTCATTGCGTATACCACACTCGGAATTTCGATCGCCTTCGCCATCGTACAAATCGGCATTCTTGATCGTTTAGAAGCCAATATACCGCTTCGGGAAAAAGTATTCCCAGTGCTTTGCTACGCATTTTTAGCCCTGATGGCTGTCGGCGTAATCCTCGGAATCCAGGGGATGTCTCCAAATCGGATGTTGTTTTTCTCGCTTCTCACGTTCGTCCCTCTGTTTTTCGTTCTAGGTATCCGCTCACTTCAGTTCCGTCGTCCACAATTAGTCACTGCTGGATTAATCCTTATCATCGCATTTTTTGCACTCTCAGGACTCACTCCAAGCATCGAGACGAGCCCAGTCAGTGATGACGTATCACACAACAAGAAGTTTGAAACATATGAAGAAAGTGAGATAGTTGACTGGTACCGGGCACATCAGCCCGGAAATCAACCAACTTACGCCAGCCGATCGTTTGTAGAGTACGATTCTGGAACAGTAATGTTTCGGGCACATTTAGAGGATTCTCAGATAGGGGCGGAGCCGGTGCCATTGGCAGCTACGGGCGAACACTATTTACAGGAAAATATGACAGATAGCATTCTACTCTACAGCGAATATGATGAGCGAATAGGATATCGGCCAGGATTGGAGGAAAGTCGTCGATTCGGAGAAGGGGAATACGCAACTCATGCTCAAGAGAGCGTTACCGCTCTAGAGACCAATAACCGAATATACGATTCCGGTGTCACGAGGTCATATCGTGTCAATAAGACTATCAACTAGACTAGTATAGGTTGAAGACGCAGACGACAATTGTTTCACATTGCTATTAAAGATTATAGTTTTGTCATCAATGCGGCATATTTATTTGGAATTCCGCGCTCGAGAGCGTACCTGACCCACAGCGGACCCACCAGCCGGACGCCGCGTGCGGCCGTGCATCGGATTTGGTAGTCGTGGGTGCCATTTCTCGAGCGGTCCGCAGCAGCCAGGAGCGAGACGGTCCTGAGCGTTCATCCGGCAATGACGGGTGTCCACGGGATCGGTATTTAGGGCAGCACTGAATCCGGGATCGCTTCGACCGGGCACGGAACGGATTCACCTCGGGCACGGCCCGATTGGCGATACTCGTTCATCGGCAGCTATAAACTACCGGGACCATCGCTGTAATTGATAACTAGTTCCGTTCGTTATCCCGATCGATCTCGACTAGCGGACCGATGTTCCCGCGCGAACTCGAGACCGACCGATTGCGCCTCGAGCGACTCAGCCACGAGACGATCGACCTGGAGTCGTACTATCGGGCGTGTTCGGTTCACGAACCGGGGATCGAGGAGGTCGTCGAGTACGTCCCCGGGTTCGAACCGCATCGTCACCCGAAGGAGACGCGGGACTTCGTCGACCGTGCCGAACGACAGTGGGACGACGGGGAACGCGCCGAGTACATCGTTCGGCCCCGCGAGGGGGAGTCAGGGGCGGGCGATATCGCGGGCGGCACGCGGTTAGACATTGACTGGGACAAACGGACGGCGGATCTGGGTATCTGGCTCCGAACGGCGTTCTGGGGGCGCGGCTACGCCGGCGAGCGAGCCCGTGCCTTCCTCGAGGTCGCCTTCGAGCGGTTGGACCTCGAGTTGGTCCAAGCCGTCTGTCTCGACGGCAACGAACGGTCCAGACGGGCGATCGAGAAGTACGTCGCCGAGTTCGGCGGCACCTACGAGGGACGCCTGCGAAACTGGATGGTCGGAAGCGACGGCGCACCGGTCGACTGCCATCGGTACACGATCCGCGCCGACGAGTATTTCGAACACCGGTGACCCATGGCTAGCACGGTTGGCGGAGTGGCGACGGCATCGTATTTCTTCTGATCGACTTCTCGGGTCCGTCTTGACGGCGCTCCGACGACGAACGCGCGAACCGGATCAGCCGTCGGTTCGGACCGCCGATTCTGCCTCGAGCGAGCGCCGTCGAACGACCGACTGAACACCGAGGGCGACCGCAATCCCGATGGGGACGATCCACCCGTCGCCGCTCTTGTAGAGTCCGGGGAGTGCGATTTCGGCGTCGGTGAGCGGCCACAGGTAGGGAAACGTTCCAGCGGGCGGAATCAAGAACATGTCGAGCACGAAGTGCGAGCCGATGCCGAGCGTGAGCGATAGTGCGACCGGCCGTCGGTACGCCGGACGGACGACCAGCGAGGCGACGAGGATCGCCAGCGTCCCCCCGCCGACCGTGTGAATCGGCTGCCACGAGAACGGGACGCCGAGCACTGCTTCCACGGTCTCGGGGGAAATCACCCGCCCGAGTTTGGCAAGATCGGGAATCATCGCACCGGCCATCGCGACGGTCGTCAGCCGCGGCGTGATCCACTCGTACCGAAGAGAGAGCGCCGTCGCGAGAGCATAGGCGATCAGGACGTGTGTCAATGCGTCCGGCACGCGGATCACTCCCGAGAACGCGATCGCCGCTCCCGGAACCGCGTCGGCTGAGGAACCATCTTCTCGCCGGAACTAACCGGCACGGTCTGCCGTGGTTCGAGCGCCAGCACACTGGCCTCGATCCGCCAACCGACGAGGGCTCGAGCGGCAACGAGCACTGCGCCGACGAGCGAGATGACGTAGAGAAACCGCAGGCCGCCGATATGAATCGCCTCACTCCGATCATCAGGTGCGAATAGTGCGTTTGCGGGGATGGAATCACCGACAACGGCTGCGGTCATCGTTGATTCTGCCGTAGAGGACCCGCCGACTGACGCCGGACCCCCGCTGCGATACTCGCTCCCGGGATCGAGATTCACGTCCTGAAACATCCCGATCTCGTCAATCGTCACCGAGTCCCCTGCCACCGCCGCATCGAGTGTCCAGCCAGTACCACCAAGCACGAACAGTCCGAAGAGCCCGACGAGCAGTACTCCGATCCCGAAAC containing:
- a CDS encoding lysylphosphatidylglycerol synthase transmembrane domain-containing protein → MTSNKLKSVSKALVSLGILAYLLWQIPVQEVVATIPRLGIIPAAALSGLLALEVFLSTLSIFILTTYYTDLTFYRMFKIDAANFIANVFIPSRLGSVISMPVLIDRYTSANKAEGAVIQTTQMVIVTLITGGTAGIGWLIFQDILSTEMSLTLALCVALYLGFPVAVVTGILLSDINIVQQHIISRLPIPEVQQGTRIDPRRLLASSGCLIAARVILAGARLWILSIVFGLDLGLLEMLFIPVLMYSVTVLPISLGGIGVAEASGTAVISALGVPVAVAATVIFIDRIFTTYLPLVGFYAYVNLTGLPDRVVDNNTTR
- a CDS encoding GNAT family N-acetyltransferase; amino-acid sequence: MFPRELETDRLRLERLSHETIDLESYYRACSVHEPGIEEVVEYVPGFEPHRHPKETRDFVDRAERQWDDGERAEYIVRPREGESGAGDIAGGTRLDIDWDKRTADLGIWLRTAFWGRGYAGERARAFLEVAFERLDLELVQAVCLDGNERSRRAIEKYVAEFGGTYEGRLRNWMVGSDGAPVDCHRYTIRADEYFEHR
- a CDS encoding metal-dependent hydrolase, whose amino-acid sequence is MPDALTHVLIAYALATALSLRYEWITPRLTTVAMAGAMIPDLAKLGRVISPETVEAVLGVPFSWQPIHTVGGGTLAILVASLVVRPAYRRPVALSLTLGIGSHFVLDMFLIPPAGTFPYLWPLTDAEIALPGLYKSGDGWIVPIGIAVALGVQSVVRRRSLEAESAVRTDG